In the genome of Aspergillus luchuensis IFO 4308 DNA, chromosome 2, nearly complete sequence, one region contains:
- a CDS encoding uncharacterized protein (COG:E;~EggNog:ENOG410PHJ8;~InterPro:IPR000172,IPR036188;~go_function: GO:0016614 - oxidoreductase activity, acting on CH-OH group of donors [Evidence IEA];~go_function: GO:0050660 - flavin adenine dinucleotide binding [Evidence IEA];~go_process: GO:0055114 - oxidation-reduction process [Evidence IEA]) has protein sequence MEARIVYVRLHGTMAASCGPTYCSRGYSYNPRRLHHEGIHWENTTIQTDTAVDSVLREEASNELRATGVVTQLLDGSSKTVDATKEIVVSGAAYCSSAIMMRGSREELVQFNIDGKIDLPGVGEPDGLSDHFYLLRDRKGRPDKLLASYHKSNRAKAYMQ, from the exons ATGGAAGCAAGGATCGTCTACGTGAGGCTGCATGGCACAATGGCAGCCAGTTGCGG TCCCACGTACTGTTCCCGAGGATATTCGTACAATCCTCGTCGACTTCATCACGAAGGAATACATTGGGAGAATACCACGATCCAGACCGATACCGCAGTCGATAGTGTCCTCCGGGAGGAGGCCTCCAATGAACTACGGGCGACAGGTGTTGTCACCCAACTTCTCGATGGATCATCCAAGACGGTTGATGCGACGAAGGAAATTGTTGTCTCGGGCGCCGCGTACTGCAGTTCCGCCATTATGATGCGTGGATCCCGCGAGGAGCTGGTTCAATTTAACATCGACGGCAAGATTGACCTGCCTGGAGTGGGTGAGCCTGACGGACTATCTG ATCATTTTTACCTTCTACGAGATCGAAAAGGAAGGCCAGACAAACTACTGGCATCCTACCACAAAAGCAACAGGGCCAAGGCCTACATGCAGTGA
- a CDS encoding uncharacterized protein (InterPro:IPR016024): MAATDILMTSVEAIPKVLPTQKLDDGSMLNQETTMCFYQILVYSCGCTTPGPFKQCPPQLGTNVRCTRLGPRQQQPVGNYCPRHLVTRGARIVYARPGGQWQPVADNWGQEEQGGNGDDAEAEEDKAEEEEEGEEEEEEEEEEEEEEEEEEEEEEEEEEEEKEDDESDNNRDPDWHP, translated from the exons ATGGCAGCCACGGATATACTCATGACGTCCGTGGAGGCGATACCCAAAGTGCTTCCGACGCAGAAGTTGGACGACGGAAGTATGCTAAATCAGGAAACCACGAT GTGCTTCTATCAAATTCTCGTCTACTCGTGCGGATGCACAACCCCCGGCCCCTTCAAGCAATGCCCCCCACAACTCGGCACCAACGTGAGGTGCACCAGATTGGGCCCAAGGCAGCAACAACCTGTGGGCAATTATTGCCCACGACATCTGGTCACTAGGGGGGCAAGGATCGTCTACGCGAGGCCGGGTGGGCAATGGCAACCAGTTGCCGATAATTGGGGGCAGGAGGAACAAGGGGGTAACGGGGACGATgccgaggccgaggaggacaaagccgaagaggaggaagaaggggaggaggaggaagaagaagaagaagaagaagaagaagaagaagaagaagaagaagaagaagaagaagaagaagaagaagaagagaaagaggatgatgagagcgaCAACAATCGCGATCCGGATTGGCATCCTTGA
- a CDS encoding uncharacterized protein (COG:S;~EggNog:ENOG410PXMM;~InterPro:IPR018959;~PFAM:PF09347;~antiSMASH:Cluster_2.3) — MPTIPARSFAFQRLHPGQSIKIINTSGSQVIDTWAFTIPSTPNTVPRYMSMAHTRPTLQKLLPSINESFVDNNRNPILTITEDTTRGTHDVLYAACSPERYLELGGTADHDNCAQNLRDAVKQCAEPAFGHVVGLLESGWTPDPLNLFMNVEISGNGLRVLEPDSKVGDFVVLRAEQECVVFMSACPMDLTACNGEGPTSAEFEVV, encoded by the coding sequence ATGCCCACCATCCCAGCCCGAAGCTTCGCCTTCCAACGACTCCACCCCggccaatcaatcaaaatcATAAACACCTCCGGAAGCCAAGTCATCGACACCTGGGCATTCACGATCCCCTCCACACCCAACACGGTCCCCAGATACATGTCCATGGCCCACACCCGACCCACCCTACAAAAGCTCCTTCCCTCAATCAACGAATCCTTTGTCGACAACAACCGAAACCCTATCTTGACCATCACCGAGGACACAACCCGGGGCACACACGACGTTCTCTATGCAGCTTGTTCTCCAGAACGATATCTCGAACTTGGAGGTACCGCGGACCACGACAACTGTGCCCAGAATCTTCGCGACGCTGTGAAGCAATGTGCTGAGCCGGCGTTCGGACATGTTGTGGGGCTTTTGGAGAGTGGATGGACGCCTGATCCGTTGAATTTGTTCATGAATGTGGAGATCAGTGGGAATGGGTTGAGGGTTTTGGAGCCGGATAGTAAGGTCGGGGATTTTGTGGTGCTGAGGGCCGAGCAGGAGTGTGTGGTGTTTATGAGTGCTTGTCCGATGGATCTGACGGCTTGTAATGGGGAGGGGCCGACGAGTGCGGAGTTTGAGGTTGTTTGA
- a CDS encoding ceramidase (COG:I;~EggNog:ENOG410PVU8;~InterPro:IPR008901;~PFAM:PF05875;~TransMembrane:4 (i48-66o72-90i111-135o155-176i);~antiSMASH:Cluster_2.3;~go_component: GO:0016021 - integral component of membrane [Evidence IEA];~go_function: GO:0016811 - hydrolase activity, acting on carbon-nitrogen (but not peptide) bonds, in linear amides [Evidence IEA];~go_process: GO:0006672 - ceramide metabolic process [Evidence IEA]) — MGVGIASAAFHMNLKYHTQMMDDVSMHLTTTPVLHRVITVNTSRRTSVILAFLLGAVLIGLIIHHALTDELILHSVTFVASVTIIGVRTMQLITTRTPKDSLVQQQIWGMVRFGAAIFELGFLVWLVDGWICGWLRSWRTTIGLPWAFLLELHGWWHICTGVGAYIFIAVIDHLVLGEDVGAIEKSFAWPAPWASRSIFAGKGSALGVTPDLKTD, encoded by the exons ATGGGCGTTGGTATCGCTTCTGCAGCTTTTCACATGAACCTCAAGTACCATACTCAGATGA TGGACGATGTATCCATGCATCTCACCACAACCCCGGTCCTCCACCGAGTCATTACAGTGAACACCAGTCGCAGAACCTCGGTTATTCTAGCCTTTCTGCTGGGTGCAGTTCTTATAGGACTCATAATACACCATGCACTGACAGATGAACTTATCTTACATTCCGTCACGTTCGTGGCCAGCGTGACGATCATTGGAGTGCGGACAATGCAGTTGATCACCACTCGAACGCCAAAGGATTCTCTCGTTCAACAGCAGATCTGGGGTATGGTAAGATTTGGAGCTG CTATATTTGAGCTGGGATTCCTCGTCTGGTTAGTTGATGGGTGGATATGCGGATGGCTGAGGAGCTGGCGGACGACTATTGGCCTACCGTGGGCTTTTCTGCTGGAATTACATGGGTG GTGGCATATCTGCACCGGAGTTGGCGCTTACATATTCATCGCGGTGATTGATCACCTAGTGTTGGGTGAAGATGTTGGAGCTATTGAGAAATCATTCGCCTGGCCTGCGCCGTGGGCTTCTCGTTCTATTTTTGCGGGTAAAGGTTCAGCCCTGGGTGTCACGCCGGATCTCAAGACAGACTGA
- a CDS encoding uncharacterized protein (InterPro:IPR036047;~go_function: GO:0005515 - protein binding [Evidence IEA]), with product MHPLTTGLVPMNETDGYICGSWEGWLSPKERQAFVRPDILCPTQEPEPDVEWVAYFVHSRCWELLTHHDLGTIAEKDLGIVLDALRDRHKTLRGRRKKTGYQPRSWYWMLCREDPVRTKCVTGAICLALKHEKRRKLMMKRKGHLVTRKAPRPRPCVLPMEILYMILRYLPYQTIANVEKGLRLNLGNRFWRTWLSSRMFYEVRDIAIDEVNWKRLSMLLERRLKKSNALAIRRFLLASLDNVMRFVNM from the exons ATGCATCCTCTGACAACCGGATTGGTTCCAATGAATGAGACAGATGGATATATTTGCGGTAGTTGGGAGGGCTGGTTATCCCCCAAAGAACGACAAGCTTTCGTACGTCCGGACATTCTATGCCCAACCCAGGAGCCGGAGCCCGACGTTGAGTGGGTGGCTTACTTTGTTCACTCTCGCTGCTGGGAGCTACTTACTCACCACGACTTGGGGACGATTGCGGAGAAGGACCTGGGCATAGTTCTCGATGCTCTCCGAGACAGACATAAGACTCTCCGAGGCAGACGTAAGAAAACCGGTTACCAACCTAGATCCTGGTATTGGATGTTGTGTCGGGAAG ATCCTGTTCGTACAAAATGCGTTACAGGAGCCATTTGTCTAGCACTAAAACACGAAAAGCGAAGGAAATTGATGATGAAACGAAAGGGCCATTTGGTCACCAGAAAGGCACCACGTCCCAGACCCTGCGTTCTTCCGATGGAAATACTTTATATGATTCTTAGATATCTTCCATATCAGACGATTGCGAACGTGGAAAAAGGATTGCGCCTCAATCTCGGTAATAGGTTTTGGCGCACTTGGCTCTCTAGCCGAATGTTCTACGAAGTGAGGGATATTGCCATCGACGAGGTTAATTGGAAGCGCCTATCCATGTTGCTGGAACGACGACTCAAGAAGTCAAACGCTTTGGCCATCCGACGGTTTTTATTAGCCTCTCTGGATAATGTTATGAGGTTTGTTAACATGTAA
- a CDS encoding uncharacterized protein (antiSMASH:Cluster_2.3) produces the protein MIDFIRCVPSSVESLELSVMPKREWSHCIHEDEFYGLRLTYVGLNEMDYLPTRLHNLSMRLQSLTLSHMRISKALFWPSAENSTNAPYWPKLERLRVLNVPPYNEDGSPLLGLDPPLTREAARRESLVNPPPKDRFSDRREYIKSADLGILYRAMGTAAQRMPRLQIMGLSLLNYRTGEESNESLEFSRDKSARIAHLRINTQWGYRPGMEVISAWGLEGAVAEEFYHTMDVVLPWYVEAQ, from the exons atgATCGACTTCATTCGTTGTGTACCAAGCTCCGTGGAGAGCCTTGAGCTTTCCGTTATGCCGAAGCGAGAATGGTCTCATTGTATACACGAAGACGAATTTTATGGCCTTCGACTGACCTATGTGGGTCTAAATGAGATGGATTATCTGCCCACCCGACTTCATAACCTGAGTATGCGGCTACAGTCTCTCACATTGAGTCATATGCGGATCAGCAAGGCTCTTTTTTGGCCATCGGCGGAAAACAGTACCAATGCTCCCTACTGGCCGAAACTCGAACGGCTTCGAGTGCTCAATGTGCCTCCATACAACGAAGATG GGTCCCCATTACTTGGCCTTGATCCTCCACTAACCCGTGAAGCTGCACGTCGGGAGTCGCTGGTAAACCCTCCGCCAAAGGACAGGTTTTCTGACCGGCGGGAATACATCAAAAGTGCCGACCTTGGTATTCTCTATCGGGCCATGGGCACAGCAGCGCAGCGAATGCCGCGACTACAAATCATGGGGCTCTCACTTCTTAATTATCGTACGGGAGAAGAAAGTAATGAGTCTTTAGAGTTCAGTCGGGATAAGAGCGCCAGGATTGCCCATCTGAGGATCAATACGCAGTGGGGATATCGGcctgggatggaggtgatCTCCGCCTGGGGCTTGGAGGGAGCAGTGGCTGAGGAGTTTTATCATACTATGGATGTTGTCTTGCCGTGGTATGTAGAGGCACAGTAG
- a CDS encoding uncharacterized protein (COG:S;~EggNog:ENOG410PM1K;~InterPro:IPR036291,IPR008030;~PFAM:PF05368;~antiSMASH:Cluster_2.3) has protein sequence MHGFPPPHLLLYPNLHIRQRITNSPSNPPPTTTTTMPTKTLVIIGITGNQGHSIASRFLHDPTYHIIGLTRNPTSPIAQSLSAQGITILAADLNDASTLTPAFRGANLIFSVTNYWEPFFRADCRKQAAERGISCRRYAYEVELQQGKNIADAAAATVDSLDENGFVVSTLSHAAVCSGGRFGELYHFDAKAEVFPNYVRERYPMLAGKMSCVQTGYFMTSYRLVPGAYFTKKMMEDGEKLFEMTFTTAPDAKVPHLDVNADLGNFVYAVSKMPPGKSYMACGSYCSWAEYMRIWGRVNSVPASYRQITLEELMEKTPDPEFGREVGDMFTYSTDPGYDGGDKELLTAEDIRNGGIECPMTSLEEWIRKEDWSAVLNS, from the exons ATGCATGGAttccccccaccccacctcctcctttaCCCCAACTTGCATATCAGACAACGCATCACCAactccccctccaaccctccacccaccaccaccacaacaatgCCCACCAAaaccctcgtcatcatcggcatAACCGGCAACCAAGGACACTCCATCGCCTCGCGCTTCCTGCACGACCCAACCTACCACATCATCGGCCTAACCCGCAACCCAACCTCGCCCATCGCCCAATCCCTCTCAGCGCAaggcatcaccatcctcgccGCCGATCTCAACGACGCCAGCACACTAACCCCGGCCTTCCGCGGCGCGAACCTCATCTTCAGTGTAACCAATTACTGGGAACCATTCTTCCGCGCAGACTGTCGCAAACAGGCTGCGGAGCGGGGTATCTCGTGCCGACGGTACGCGTACGAGGTGGAGTTGCAGCAGGGGAAGAATATTGCGGATGCGGCTGCCGCGACGGTGGACTCGTTGGATGAGAATGGGTTTGTGGTGTCGACGTTGAGTCATGCGGCGGTGTGTAGTGGGGGACGGTTTGGGGAGTTGTACCATTTTGATGCGAAGGCGGAGGTGTTTCCGAATTATGTGAGGGAGAGGTACCCGATGTTGGCCGGGAAGATGTCGTGTGTGCAGACGGGGTATTTTATGACGAGTTATAGGTTGGTTCCCGGGGCTTATTTTACGAAG aagatgatggaggatggggagaagtTGTTTGAGATGACTTTTACGACTGCCCCTGATGCAAAGGTTCCTCATTTGGATGTTAACGCTGACTTGGGAAACTTTGTTTATGCGGTGTCGAAGATGCCCCCTGGGAAGAGCTATATGGCTTGTGGGTCGTATTGTAGCTGGGCGGAGTATATGAGGATTTGGGGGAGGGTCAATTCGGTCCCGGCAAGTTATCGGCAAATTACTCTTGAGgagctgatggagaagactCCGGATCCGGAGTTCGGGCGAGAGGTGGGCGATATGTTTACTTATTCGACAGATCCGGGGTATGATGGCGGTGATAAGGAACTGCTGACTGCGGAAGACATACGCAAT GGCGGGATTGAGTGTCCAATGACCAGTTTGGAGGAGTGGATAAGAAAGGAGGATTGGTCGGCTGTCTTGAATAGTTGA
- a CDS encoding uncharacterized protein (COG:S;~EggNog:ENOG410Q0BW;~InterPro:IPR002110,IPR027417,IPR007111,IPR036770, IPR020683;~PFAM:PF05729,PF12796,PF13401;~antiSMASH:Cluster_2.3;~go_function: GO:0005515 - protein binding [Evidence IEA]), protein MVKPQDDTPHPPKKPSPVKVKAKPATTTKAKKTPSSKPTKPKPVQAKSNGVAAAKPKPAVVEPKRNLWEEAWMSVDVGDANRKRLTQKWQDRNVNRIGKLPKEYVEGVMNLTKSKLRIHQERWPSKTKGNAYDRASSILKSVMTVQALGDVVVKFDPTGYASIAWAVVSFGLTLIQNNQERMQRIWEASEYLAVLLARYSRIEALYHRVQVSNAAELGDAIVNVYICILQYSAKVKQSVTSKRLDRIIQSFKSLTQEPLKDLQNAIQGSDEMVEKWFRQIMAEQQQSMFETQEEEMKQVKKIQTILGDVNKSTSLIMKGIVKIDKTLSAEIQTQLLEWLFPSDLAAASDGKHRKLRSAIVSSDATEVAGRWLLERREYTSWVDNPQSLLWLHGESGCGKSSLCSTIINQLETLFKKDKNRVLLRWYFRFDETDTTCIDLLLRFVLRQLGSSLGGFPEEISSALVEDRKFARYPDTKTLIEYLHSILSVLELQKDVFIVLDGLDEVPKESQDRERHKLLELIKRLAQSGLSNLHILLVSKNEEDIRDCLRGHLKDILVETDVAEGLEIDIRNYIDTTMQHGDGISDLPVSLKSRIRTRLTEGAKKNFLWATSLVQEIRECRKDPKKIEAKLNEVPISMVAIYEKHLSSVNAIDGKFLRSMFIWLLRQLRPLTQEEIASAVGLHDADAVYEICTGRWVTQSTQTLTINRKSKKCDRVLRFAHLSAKEYLETQVRLGQHSLISQFLCSEEQAHFEITQRCLDVLLQSLKAGDTASANRFELTLRSYAAEYWFQHYQLFEKADGMANERALLQGRIRGLFRSEQFDNWLDWLEPGDQSMTGKDGAQAESRRQRRGSRIHYALKLNLGPVVEELIQTDPKDLNTRNADGETILQVAVYRGYKQIVADLLTHVNVNAEKGPHGTALYVASAQGHHSITEMLLNSKAKVTGTEDGTLGNPLHVAAYCGNSSIVSLLLAGGPKAGNYSGGVAVDHIAGFFGTALVAASAAGQESTVQMLLEHGASPNKVVGRLGTALQAAWNARPVSKSIIAALKAGGAKDKHQIQRAWTTAYRRMEKTDSSTVAAYRKLFLPQKSITKELSQRQKLLATALDKWRRLPCLWNLENCQANLASDYPFSVPFVEQLEDIKRYMSGIRMDKHELESEDFLYKALFWAGINHIIENIGTLISGCMRSLVEDSSSPQKSSVNESPQIPQAFLVGLPKHETKGLSPSDLNDLVAMDLDVQRGSYDDEKLPESKSGPQRAGLRPGYLATVDLLSHVKDLIHFGSKCTQYHELINDGREIPYHTRAKVEDLTFEVYSAVMRLATIKKWDHDSIVLQRTVKHLSTIRIPRISDIDSACWKDLTLAGMSRETRLGGDALAEVAKQLQGTVHANVQPSLSGQLDSIRAGLVSDVQVSLSALIKEELRNAVAQSLPTHVPESTRRPQSGRAAHVILAEPRS, encoded by the exons ATGGTCAAGCCACAAGATGACACTCCACACCCGCCTAAGAAACCATCACCGGTGAAGGTAAAGGCCAAGCCGGCCACAACCACCAAGGCCAAGAAAACACCATCTTCGAAACCTACAAAGCCGAAGCCAGTACAGGCAAAGTCCAATGGCGTGGCAGCAGCGAAGCCAAAACCTGCCGTGGTAGAGCCTAAGCGGAACCTATGGGAAGAGGCGTGGATGTCCGTCGATGTGGGCGACGCGAATAGGAAGCGTCTGACTCAAAAGTGGCAAGATAGGAACGTCAATCGGATAGGAAAGTTGCCCAAAGAGTACGTAGAGGGTGTTATGAACCTGACTAAAAGCAAACTACGCATTCATCAGGAGCGATGGCCGTCAAAAACGAAGGGGAACGCATATGATCGTGCAAGTTCTATCTTGAAATCGGTCATGACCGTTCAGGCGTTGGGCGATGTGGTCGTCAAATTTGATCCGACAGGCTATGCGTCTATCGCATGGGCGGTGGTTTCCTTTGGTCTGACG CTTATCCAAAACAACCAGGAACGGATGCAGCGCATCTGGGAAGCCTCCGAATACCTTGCCGTACTTCTGGCTCGATATTCTCGCATCGAGGCTCTTTACCACCGAGTCCAGGTGTCCAATGCGGCCGAATTAGGGGATGCCATTGTCAATGTGTACATATGTATACTACAGTATTCCGCAAAAGTGAAGCAGTCGGTTACATCGAAAAGATTAG ACCGAATTATCCAGAGTTTCAAATCGCTTACTCAGGAACCGCTGAAGGACTTGCAGAACGCCATTCAGGGAAGCGACGAGATGGTGGAAAAGTGGTTTCGGCAAATAATggctgagcagcagcaatccaTGTTCGAAA CccaagaggaggagatgaagcaagtcaagaagatccagaCTATACTAGGGGACGTTAACAAGAGTACATCTCTGATCATGAAGGGGATTGTGAAGATTGATAAGACGCTTTCAG CGGAAATTCAAACACAGCTACTTGAATGGCTGTTCCCCAGCGATCTAGCTGCGGCCAGCGATGGCAAGCATAGAAAGCTAAGGTCTGCCATTGTATCCAGCGATGCTACTGAGGTAGCAGGGAGGTGGTTGCTTGAGCGTCGGGAATATACAAGCTGGGTGGATAATCCACAATCCTTACTTTGGCTGCATGGTGAAT CTGGATGTGGAAAGTCGTCGTTATG TTcgaccatcatcaatcaactCGAAACGTTGttcaagaaagacaaaaacaGGGTACTATTGCGGTGGTACTTTCGTTTTGATGAGACGGACACTACATGCATCGACTTGTTGTTGCGTTTTGTGTTACGACAGCTGGGAAGTAGCCTTGGGGGCTTCCCAGAAGAGATATCTAGTGCCTTAGTCGAGGACCGGAAGTTCGCACGTTATCCAGACACCAAGACACTCATCGAGTACCTGCACAGCATCTTGTCAGTGCTTGAGCTACAGAAGGACGTCTTCATAGTTCTAGATGGCCTCGACGAGGTTCCAAAAGAATCACAAGATCGAGAACGTCACAAACTTCTCGAACTCATTAAACGATTGGCTCAGTCGGGACTTTCGAACCTACACATTCTCCTGGTCAGcaagaatgaagaagatataCGAGATTGCCTTCGCGGACATCTGAAAGACATACTTGTGGAAACTGACGTAGCGGAAGGGCTCGAAATTGATATTCGCAATTACATTGACACGACAATGCAGCACGGTGATGGCATCAGCGATCTCCCTGTTTCCCTAAAGTCACGTATTCGGACACGACTTACTGAAGGAGCTAAAAA GAACTTTCTCTGGGCTACATCGTTGGTTCAGGAAATACGCGAGTGTCGAAAGGACCCTAAGAAAATTGAGGCAAAACTGAACGAAGTTCCGATCAGCATGGTAGCCATTTATGAGAAGCATTTGAGCTCTGTGAACGCAATTGATGGGAAGTTCTTAAGATCAATGTTCATATGGCTTCTGAGACAACTACGGCCGCTTACTCAAGAGGAAATTGCCTCTGCAGTTGGCCTTCATGACGCCGATGCAGTTTACGAGATCTGTACAGGCCGGTGGGTGACCCAGTCTACGCAAACCTTAACCATTAATCGCAAGAGCAAGAAGTGCGACAGAGTTCTTCGATTCGCCCATCTCTCTGCGAAAGAGTATCTGGAGACACAGGTTCGCCTAGGTCAGCACAGCCTTATATCGCAGTTCCTTTGTTCCGAGGAACAGGCTCATTTCGAAATTACCCAACGCTGTCTTGATGTCCTTTTGCAATCGCTGAAAGCTGGGGACACAGCCAGTGCGAACAGATTCGAACTGACCCTCAGAAGTTATGCTGCCGAGTACTGGTTTCAACATTACCAGTTATTCGAGAAAGCTGACGGTATGGCCAATGAGCGTGCCTTGCTTCAAGGGAGGATCCGTGGGCTATTCCGGTCTGAACAATTCGATAATTGGCTGGACTGGCTTGAGCCTGGAGATCAATCTATGACCGGCAAGGATGGGGCCCAAGCCGAGAGTCGAAGACAAAGGCGTGGCTCTCGGATACACTACGCACTTAAGCTCAATCTCGGGCCGGTCGTCGAGGAATTGATTCAAACTGATCCTAAGGACTTGAACACACGCAATGCTGACGGGGAGACAATACTGCAAGTGGCAGTTTATCGTGGCTATAAGCAGATCGTCGCGGACTTATTGACGCATGTCAACGTGAATGCCGAGAAAGGTCCCCATGGAACCGCACTATATGTGGCTTCCGCTCAAGGACATCATTCGATAACCGAGATGCTACTCAACTCCAAAGCGAAAGTAACCGGAACTGAAGATGGAACGTTAGGCAATCCTCTCCATGTAGCAGCATACTGTGGGAATAGTTCTATTGTCAGCCTGCTGCTTGCAGGTGGGCCAAAGGCGGGGAACTATTCCGGGGGAGTCGCAGTCGACCATATAGCAGGATTCTTTGGAACCGCCCTAGTGGCAGCGTCAGCAGCTGGTCAAGAGTCAACAGTGCAAATGCTGCTTGAGCATGGTGCCAGTCCCAATAAGGTTGTTGGTAGACTCGGAACAGCGCTCCAGGCTGCGTGGAACGCAAGACCTGTCTCCAAAAGTATTATTGCAGCTCTCAAAGCCGGTGGAGCAAAGGACAAACACCAAATTCAAAGGGCCTGGACTACAGCATACAGGAGAATGGAGAAGACTGACAGTTCTACTGTGGCGGCCTATAGGAAGTTGTTCCTGCCACAAAAGTCCATCACAAAGGAGCTTTCGCAGCGCCAGAAGCTGCTAGCTACCGCATTGGACAAATGGAGACGGCTTCCCTGTCTCTGGAATCTGGAGAATTGCCAGGCCAATCTGGCTTCAGATTACCCATTTTCTGTGCCATTTGTTGAACAACTGGAAGACATCAAGAGATACATGAGCGGAATTCGTATGGACAAACATGAACTAGAAAGTGAAGACTTCCTGTACAAGGCGTTGTTCTGGGCTGGGATCAACCACATCATTGAG AACATAGGAACGTTGATTTCGGGATGTATGAGAAGCCTCGTCGAGGATTCATCATCGCCACAGAAGTCCTCTGTCAACGAGTCGCCTCAAATACCTCAGGCGTTCCTTGTTGGGCTGCCCAAGCATGAAACGAAAGGGCTGAGTCCTTCAGACCTCAACGATTTAGTTGCCATGGACCTTGATGTGCAGCGCGGAAGCTATGACGATGAGAAACTACCCGAATCGAAATCAGGACCACAACGTGCTGGTCTAAGGCCTGGATATTTGGCGACAGTTGATCTGCTGTCCCATGTCAAGGATCTGATTCACTTCGGCAGCAAGTGTACGCAGTATCACGAACTCATAAACGATGGCCGCGAAATACCGTATCACACCAGAGCCAAGGTGGAAGACCTCACGTTTGAAGTTTACTCCGCTGTGATGCGTCTTGCCACGATTAAGAAATGGGACCATGATTCTATCGTGCTTCAACGTACCGTCAAGCATCTGAGCACAATCCGCATTCCACGTATCAGCGATATTGACTCTGCTTGCTGGAAGGACCTGACATTGGCTGGGATGTCCAGAGAGACCAGGCTCGGGGGCGATGCATTGGCAGAGGTTGCTAAGCAACTCCAAGGTACTGTTCATGCCAATGTGCAACCAAGCCTATCGGGCCAGCTTGATTCAATCCGCGCTGGCTTGGTCAGTGACGTGCAAGTGAGCCTCTCTGCACTTATCAAAGAGGAATTACGGAATGCAGTGGCGCAGTCTCTGCCTACTCATGTGCCAGAGTCAACTAGACGTCCACAGTCTGGTAGGGCCGCTCATGTCATATTGGCCGAACCTCGGTCGTGA